The following proteins are co-located in the Apium graveolens cultivar Ventura chromosome 5, ASM990537v1, whole genome shotgun sequence genome:
- the LOC141661104 gene encoding uncharacterized protein LOC141661104, translating to MEKAFTLIQVSDDSKSDYDSYFLKGEASFWWEFVRALEGEGPVSWARFTELFLEKYFPDCLQSQLEVDFLEFKKGEKSVAEYEPKFTELARLAPGYVNIEIQKARRFQQGLKLEVRSGVVALQIKTYTSVVQAALVIESDQKLASKERSDKKRRFEGGIGNADQKESSQKFPRKFGRNRNKRFRRQSMAQTSSGVISVASAPVQLTRPVVDYKLCGKKHSGQCRKDVQCFKCDKKGHYTLECNIGNFRVTYFKCGKVGHISGN from the coding sequence atggagaaagccttcacCCTTATTCAGGTTAGTGATGATTCTAAGTCGGATTATGACAGTTACTTTCTTAAAGGTGAAGCTAGTTTTTGGTGGGAATTTGTGCGTgcattagaaggagaaggccctgtctCTTGGGCCAGATTTACGGAgttgtttctagagaagtattttccagaTTGCTTGCAGAGTCAGTTGGAAGTAGATTTTTTGGAATTTAAGAAAGGAGAAAAGAGTGTGGCTGAGTATGAGCccaagtttacggagttggcccgacTAGCCCCTGGATATGTGAATATTGAAATTCAGAAAGCTAGAAGAttccagcaaggactgaaactggaagttcgtagtggagtggtggcccTACAAATTAAAACGTATACCTCGGTAGTTCAAGCCGCCCTGGTGattgagagtgatcagaagttggcctcTAAGGAAAGGAGTGATAAGAAGAGAAGGTTTGAAGGTGGTATAGGTAATGCAGACCAGAAGGAGTCTAGTCAGAAGTTCCCAAGGAAGTTTGGCCGGAATAGGAATAAGAGATTTAGAAGGCAAAGTATGGCTCAGACGAGTTCCGGTGTCATATCAGTTGCCTCTGCCCCAGTTCAATTAACCAGACCAGTTGTGGATTATAAGttatgtggtaaaaagcatagtgGTCAGTGCAGGAAGGATGTCCAGTGCTTTAAATGTGATAAAAAGGGTCATTATACGTTAGAGTGTAACATAGGAAACTTCAGAGTCACCTACTTTAAGTGTGGTAAGGTTGGGCACATCTCTGGAAACTGA